The following coding sequences are from one Ovis canadensis isolate MfBH-ARS-UI-01 breed Bighorn chromosome 7, ARS-UI_OviCan_v2, whole genome shotgun sequence window:
- the CHAC1 gene encoding glutathione-specific gamma-glutamylcyclotransferase 1 — MKQETAAQNSPPASPPSSQPLSEDGDPQALWIFGYGSLVWRPDFAYSDSRVGFVRGYSRRFWQGDTFHRGSDKMPGRVVTLLEDREGCTWGVAYQVQGEQVSEALKYLNVREAVLGGYDTKEVTFYPQDTPDQPLKALAYVATPQNPGYLGPAPEEAIATQILACRGFSGHNLEYLLRLADFMQLCGPQAQDEHLAAIVDAVGTMLPCFCPTEQALALV; from the exons ATGAAGCAGGAGACTGCAGCCCAGAACTCTCCTCccgcctctcctccctcctcacaaCCCCTCTCCGAAGACGGCGACCCCCAAGCGTTGTGGATTTTTGGGTACGGCTCCCTGGTGTGGAGGCCCGACTTCGCCTACAGTGACAGCCGTGTGGGCTTCGTGCGCGGCTACAGCCGCCGCTTCTGGCAGGGAGACACCTTCCATCGCGGCAGTGACAAGATG cCTGGTCGTGTGGTGACCCTCCTTGAAGATCGTGAG GGCTGCACTTGGGGTGTGGCATACCAGGTGCAAGGCGAGCAGGTGAGCGAGGCCCTGAAGTACCTGAACGTGCGGGAGGCAGTGCTCGGCGGCTATGATACCAAGGAGGTCACCTTCTACCCTCAAGATACCCCTGACCAACCACTCAAGGCATTGGCCTACGTGGCCACCCCACAGAACCCTGGCTACCTGGGTCCTGCCCCCGAGGAGGCCATCGCTACACAGATCTTGGCCTGCCGAGGCTTCTCTGGGCACAACCTTGAGTACTTGCTGCGCCTGGCGGACTTCATGCAGCTCTGTGGGCCCCAGGCTCAGGATGAGCACCTGGCCGCCATCGTGGACGCTGTAGGCACCATGCTGCCCTGCTTCTGTCCCACTGAGCAGGCTTTGGCACTGGTCTGA